In Deltaproteobacteria bacterium, the following proteins share a genomic window:
- a CDS encoding transposase produces the protein MSSVKLAELRAVEKQLGAFVEEFAPELGRAERRHWGKQYLMGLLVSFR, from the coding sequence ATGAGCAGCGTGAAACTGGCAGAGTTACGAGCGGTCGAGAAGCAGCTGGGCGCGTTTGTGGAGGAGTTTGCTCCTGAATTGGGGCGCGCGGAACGACGCCACTGGGGCAAGCAGTATCTGATGGGGTTATTAGTGAGCTTCCGGTAA
- a CDS encoding nuclear transport factor 2 family protein, producing the protein MNTSIESQMKELLDREQIRDLVHRYCWAVDRGTLEEVMALFHTECNLALVPGTRYPGREATHKWYSVYMQNRMEVLRHLIHNQVITVDGDTATSKSYFDAVGDLKGESITVAGFYEDTLFRVNSEWKFTEKVIKLDFLVPLQEGWGGKRIKRNLVPRKV; encoded by the coding sequence ATGAATACGAGCATTGAAAGCCAGATGAAAGAACTTCTCGATCGCGAACAGATCCGCGACCTCGTACACCGCTACTGCTGGGCAGTCGATCGCGGTACGCTCGAAGAAGTCATGGCGCTGTTCCACACAGAATGTAACCTCGCATTAGTTCCTGGCACACGTTATCCAGGGCGCGAGGCCACTCACAAATGGTATAGCGTCTACATGCAGAACCGCATGGAAGTCCTGCGCCATCTCATTCATAACCAAGTCATCACAGTAGATGGCGACACCGCCACATCAAAGAGCTACTTCGACGCCGTCGGCGATCTCAAAGGTGAGTCGATTACCGTCGCGGGGTTTTACGAAGACACATTGTTTCGCGTGAACAGCGAGTGGAAATTCACCGAGAAGGTTATCAAGCTGGACTTCCTAGTTCCGCTACAAGAAGGCTGGGGAGGGAAGCGGATCAAGCGTAACCTGGTGCCACGGAAGGTGTAA
- a CDS encoding glutathione S-transferase family protein, with product MLELYTHPQSPCAQKVKIVLVEKGLSWTSHHVNLPDKENLRPEYLKLNPLGVVPTLVHDGRPVIESNIICEYLDDAFPQQRLMPSDPYLAAHVRFWMKHVDGKLHPSCGAMQWPLLMMPGLMKKTEEERQALLEKIPEAPRRERQKRLVKFGLDAADVADGVKTYMKTIQDMEKSLEKNPWVVGDTFSLADVALAPYFQTLLQFGWTALYEKRYPRVMNWVARCSARASYKTGITADYTAEVIADLQQKGVEAWPKIEKHAQGMM from the coding sequence ATGCTCGAACTCTATACTCATCCGCAGTCACCGTGTGCACAGAAAGTGAAGATTGTCTTAGTCGAAAAAGGCCTCTCCTGGACGAGCCATCATGTCAATCTGCCAGATAAAGAGAACTTGCGGCCTGAATACCTTAAGCTGAATCCGTTGGGCGTAGTGCCGACACTGGTCCATGACGGGCGACCGGTGATTGAGTCGAACATTATCTGTGAATATCTGGATGACGCGTTTCCGCAGCAACGCTTGATGCCGTCTGACCCCTATCTCGCTGCGCACGTGCGCTTCTGGATGAAGCACGTCGATGGCAAACTCCATCCTTCGTGTGGTGCGATGCAGTGGCCGTTGCTGATGATGCCTGGCTTGATGAAGAAAACTGAGGAAGAGCGGCAGGCGTTACTTGAGAAGATCCCCGAAGCTCCACGACGTGAGCGACAGAAACGATTAGTGAAGTTTGGCCTTGATGCAGCAGATGTGGCTGACGGTGTGAAGACCTACATGAAGACAATTCAGGATATGGAGAAGTCACTGGAGAAGAATCCGTGGGTCGTTGGCGATACGTTCTCACTTGCCGATGTTGCTTTGGCTCCGTATTTCCAGACATTACTGCAGTTTGGTTGGACGGCACTGTATGAGAAGCGCTATCCGCGTGTCATGAACTGGGTTGCTCGCTGCAGTGCGCGGGCGTCGTACAAAACTGGCATCACAGCGGATTACACCGCAGAGGTCATTGCTGACCTCCAGCAGAAAGGTGTCGAGGCCTGGCCGAAAATTGAGAAGCATGCGCAGGGGATGATGTGA
- a CDS encoding SDR family oxidoreductase, producing MPKKKMLVAGASGLVGYAAVQHFAQAKDWDAVGISRRIPAGLEDATIVSVDLQNKAQCAEVFSKMHDVTHVIYAALYEKPGLVQGWRERDQMETNLAMLDNLMAPLEKVAKNLQHVSLLQGTKAYGAHLEPFPVPARERWPRHQHENFYWLQEDYLRDHQKGKSWHWTVWRPQLILGESLGSQMNVIPAIGVYAALRREAGLPLSYPGGASFVLEAIDADILARACAWAATASASHNEVFNITNGDVFAWPNVWPAIADALGMKVGPPEPCSLAEEMPKHEAAWAAIVREYGLRSPASLRDFVGQSFIVADFSFGFGSRHDSLPPMLVSTIKLRQAGFHECMDTEDCFQKWFRQFQELKWLPPVER from the coding sequence ATGCCCAAGAAAAAAATGCTCGTCGCTGGTGCATCCGGCCTCGTTGGCTATGCAGCCGTGCAGCATTTCGCCCAGGCGAAAGACTGGGATGCCGTCGGTATTTCTCGCCGTATCCCCGCAGGTTTAGAAGACGCCACTATCGTTTCTGTCGACCTGCAAAACAAAGCGCAGTGCGCGGAGGTATTCAGCAAGATGCATGACGTTACTCATGTCATCTACGCCGCGCTGTACGAAAAGCCAGGACTCGTACAGGGCTGGCGTGAGCGCGACCAGATGGAAACCAACCTGGCAATGCTCGATAACCTCATGGCACCACTGGAGAAGGTCGCCAAGAATTTGCAGCATGTCTCGTTGCTACAAGGCACCAAAGCTTACGGTGCGCACTTAGAGCCCTTCCCTGTTCCAGCCCGTGAACGCTGGCCCCGGCATCAACACGAGAACTTCTACTGGCTGCAAGAAGACTATCTGCGCGACCACCAGAAAGGGAAGTCGTGGCATTGGACGGTGTGGCGACCGCAACTCATTCTTGGTGAATCATTGGGCAGTCAGATGAATGTCATTCCCGCCATTGGTGTCTATGCTGCCCTGCGACGTGAAGCTGGATTACCACTCTCCTATCCAGGCGGTGCCTCATTCGTGTTGGAAGCAATCGATGCTGATATTCTCGCGCGAGCCTGTGCCTGGGCAGCAACAGCCTCTGCCAGTCACAATGAGGTCTTCAATATCACCAATGGAGACGTTTTCGCCTGGCCGAATGTGTGGCCTGCGATTGCTGATGCATTGGGCATGAAAGTTGGCCCTCCAGAGCCATGCTCGCTTGCCGAAGAGATGCCGAAACACGAGGCGGCATGGGCGGCGATCGTCCGTGAGTATGGACTCCGCTCGCCAGCGAGTCTGCGCGACTTCGTCGGTCAGTCGTTTATCGTCGCCGATTTCTCCTTCGGCTTCGGCAGTCGGCATGATTCACTCCCACCAATGCTCGTCAGCACCATCAAGCTGCGGCAGGCGGGTTTTCATGAGTGCATGGATACCGAAGATTGTTTTCAGAAATGGTTCAGGCAGTTTCAGGAGTTGAAGTGGTTACCGCCGGTGGAACGATAG
- a CDS encoding MaoC family dehydratase — translation MAEFKFPVEASHIMMFARSVGDANKIYADADYAKTTEVGSIIAPPTFAQSSAQFDPDYFLRPKIGQPWFGSGKEPTGIKREKSSEGGGGGGGGGLHAEQHFEYHRHLKPGDVLTVTVKPGKAWEKEGKRSGKLKFSETITEYRDQKGELVITARSVGVQTERPVDPK, via the coding sequence ATGGCGGAGTTTAAATTCCCCGTTGAAGCAAGCCACATTATGATGTTTGCTCGTTCGGTTGGTGACGCCAACAAAATTTATGCGGACGCCGACTATGCGAAGACAACGGAAGTCGGCTCGATTATCGCGCCACCGACGTTTGCGCAGTCCAGTGCCCAGTTTGATCCTGACTATTTCTTACGCCCGAAGATTGGCCAGCCGTGGTTTGGCTCAGGCAAGGAACCCACCGGCATCAAACGGGAGAAGAGCAGCGAAGGTGGCGGCGGCGGTGGGGGTGGCGGGCTCCATGCTGAGCAGCACTTCGAATATCATCGTCATCTCAAGCCCGGTGATGTACTCACTGTGACGGTGAAACCCGGAAAAGCCTGGGAGAAGGAAGGCAAACGCTCGGGCAAACTAAAGTTCTCCGAAACCATTACTGAGTATCGCGACCAAAAAGGCGAGCTGGTGATTACGGCCCGTAGCGTCGGTGTTCAGACTGAACGCCCGGTTGATCCGAAATAG
- a CDS encoding acyl dehydratase, which yields MALSAKNLKVGDTHSEKIVENLTRTQLVQYAGASGDYNPVHTDELFTTKIAGYPSVFAHGMCSMGMTGKMLTNYVGDGRLTKYGVRFTRQVWPGDSLTAKATVKEIRQEGGQHFVELDVSTVNQDGQEVISGYASARVDA from the coding sequence ATGGCATTATCAGCAAAGAATCTCAAAGTTGGCGATACCCACTCTGAAAAAATTGTCGAGAACCTCACGCGCACACAATTAGTGCAGTACGCGGGAGCATCGGGCGACTATAACCCTGTGCATACGGACGAACTCTTTACCACCAAGATTGCGGGCTATCCTAGTGTCTTTGCCCACGGCATGTGCTCAATGGGCATGACCGGTAAGATGCTGACTAATTACGTTGGCGATGGGCGCCTGACGAAATATGGCGTGCGGTTCACCCGCCAGGTGTGGCCGGGCGATAGTCTGACAGCGAAGGCGACTGTCAAAGAAATTCGCCAAGAGGGTGGTCAACATTTCGTTGAGCTCGATGTTTCCACGGTGAATCAGGATGGTCAGGAAGTGATTAGTGGGTATGCGTCGGCGAGGGTTGATGCATAA
- a CDS encoding VWA domain-containing protein: protein MRSSLPSYDFSQPHLLSLLLLLPLFWLWQWRAFRRLPSLLSVLLHSLVLALLILAVAGLHTLRPGAASIPLLVIDLSRSLTAPQRQWIRDTIEHQLHPQPDTPTVIFAGAAKQVDWREAKNLLAKPPEDLQLTETSLQRALTALLDETHNRHVYLFTDGWEVREGDPSTGTQNDTPATAAKAVFPLLKERQLKIYPFLPPPPAIVPNIAIQRFGVPHAANGGDTIQARIALENTNPHPVRGELRVTETDRVVWQQPLTLNPGASVFTHAITFPETSSGLIPLRAVFTPSAASEDATQPDNHATAWLQLTPKEREILLVSARAQDNRYLARILSSQGLGTTAIDLPAAIPPLSSFRAIILNNVARNKLPGPLLSGLDNYVRQGGGLIMIGGEESLGLGGYKGSEVEQILPVTVTPPQKEEHTTAVVLVIDTSGSMRRESKILYAKEGVRAVARNLKDRDFFGVIGFDTEAFPVIPAQRMSGVRADIDSRLERLKPSGGTFLLPALEEAKRQLERQPATRKHMIVLTDGETGGSGSEYLDLVTAINRELKITISAIAVGEEPNLRLLSRIADYGGGAFHHTTTPENLPDLFVGEMRQEKKPEEKTMVEKDLVPVANPGSPILQSLENRAFPPIKGYVTTQAKPGARTDVSLQANGKRPPLLASWSYGRGKSIAFTSDANGRWSAPWVSWDGFAKFWEQAIRWALGDSNKAGDKPKEQSQLQFSVELGHNTDGVVIDVFAYGTSEDGKSAFARINGPGITDVSLALQRLAPGHYQGIYRTNKIGDYRVDVTLPNGEHLGPLGYTLPHQNNVAEIPQPQPNTLLLEALATATDGAINPDPTSLVLPVAVPEPHSLLPYLVPLAMAVYFLELLIRRLV from the coding sequence ATGCGCTCATCACTACCGTCGTACGATTTTAGCCAGCCACATCTGCTCTCGCTGTTGTTGCTCTTGCCGTTATTCTGGCTCTGGCAATGGCGCGCATTCCGTCGCTTGCCATCGTTGTTGAGCGTGCTCCTCCATTCGCTCGTCCTGGCATTGCTGATTCTTGCCGTTGCTGGCTTACACACCTTACGACCAGGTGCCGCTAGCATCCCGCTTCTGGTCATTGACCTGTCTCGCAGTTTGACTGCCCCACAACGACAATGGATACGAGACACGATTGAGCACCAACTCCACCCACAACCTGATACCCCAACGGTTATCTTTGCAGGAGCCGCAAAACAGGTCGACTGGCGAGAAGCCAAGAACCTGCTCGCGAAACCACCCGAAGACTTACAACTCACCGAGACTAGCCTGCAACGCGCGCTCACAGCTTTGCTTGACGAAACCCATAATCGTCATGTCTATCTGTTTACCGATGGTTGGGAAGTCAGAGAAGGTGATCCGTCGACGGGAACACAGAACGACACTCCCGCAACTGCAGCAAAAGCCGTGTTTCCCCTCCTGAAGGAACGACAGTTAAAAATTTATCCCTTCCTTCCGCCACCTCCGGCCATCGTCCCCAACATCGCCATTCAACGGTTTGGGGTCCCGCACGCTGCCAATGGTGGCGACACCATTCAGGCCCGTATCGCGCTGGAAAATACCAACCCGCATCCCGTACGAGGTGAACTCAGGGTGACAGAGACAGATCGGGTCGTCTGGCAACAGCCCCTCACGCTCAATCCCGGCGCCTCAGTCTTCACTCACGCCATTACGTTCCCTGAAACCAGTAGTGGGCTTATTCCTCTCCGTGCCGTCTTCACTCCGAGTGCAGCTTCAGAAGATGCCACCCAACCAGATAATCACGCGACAGCCTGGTTACAGCTGACCCCCAAAGAGCGAGAAATCTTGCTCGTCAGTGCGCGCGCTCAAGACAACCGTTACCTTGCACGGATCCTCAGCAGTCAAGGGTTAGGCACGACAGCCATCGATTTACCTGCCGCAATACCGCCGTTGTCGTCTTTTCGCGCCATCATCCTCAACAACGTCGCGCGCAACAAACTTCCCGGCCCACTTCTTTCCGGGCTCGATAACTACGTCCGTCAAGGTGGTGGACTCATTATGATCGGTGGTGAAGAGAGTCTTGGACTTGGTGGCTACAAGGGTTCAGAAGTTGAACAGATACTACCAGTGACGGTCACTCCACCGCAGAAAGAAGAGCACACGACGGCAGTCGTTCTTGTCATCGACACCTCCGGCAGTATGCGGCGTGAATCGAAAATTCTCTATGCCAAAGAAGGCGTGCGCGCCGTCGCCCGCAATCTGAAAGATCGAGACTTCTTTGGCGTTATTGGTTTTGACACTGAAGCGTTTCCGGTGATTCCCGCGCAGCGCATGAGTGGCGTCCGGGCTGACATCGACAGCCGCTTAGAACGCCTCAAACCGTCGGGCGGCACCTTTCTGTTGCCAGCGCTTGAAGAAGCAAAGCGACAGCTCGAACGACAGCCAGCGACCCGCAAACATATGATTGTCCTCACTGACGGTGAAACCGGCGGGAGTGGGAGTGAATATCTCGACCTCGTGACCGCCATCAATCGCGAACTCAAAATTACGATCTCAGCGATTGCGGTGGGGGAAGAGCCGAACTTGCGGCTCCTCTCACGTATCGCTGACTATGGTGGCGGAGCGTTTCATCACACCACCACCCCAGAAAATCTGCCGGACCTCTTTGTTGGAGAAATGCGGCAAGAAAAGAAACCCGAAGAGAAGACCATGGTCGAAAAAGATCTGGTGCCCGTTGCCAACCCAGGGTCACCCATCCTGCAAAGCCTTGAGAACCGTGCGTTTCCGCCCATCAAAGGGTATGTCACCACCCAAGCCAAGCCGGGTGCCAGAACTGACGTATCACTGCAAGCCAACGGTAAACGCCCACCCCTCCTTGCCTCCTGGTCATACGGGCGTGGAAAATCAATTGCCTTTACTTCGGATGCCAATGGTCGGTGGTCAGCCCCCTGGGTGAGTTGGGATGGATTCGCCAAGTTCTGGGAGCAAGCGATTCGCTGGGCGCTTGGAGACAGCAACAAAGCTGGAGACAAACCGAAAGAGCAGTCACAATTACAATTTTCTGTCGAGCTTGGGCACAATACCGATGGTGTCGTGATTGACGTGTTTGCTTACGGAACCAGCGAAGATGGTAAGTCCGCTTTCGCTCGCATTAACGGTCCCGGTATTACTGATGTCTCGCTCGCCCTGCAACGGCTCGCCCCTGGCCATTATCAAGGGATTTATCGTACCAACAAAATTGGCGACTACCGTGTCGATGTGACGCTTCCCAACGGAGAGCACCTCGGACCACTGGGCTACACCCTCCCCCATCAGAACAACGTCGCCGAGATCCCGCAACCACAACCAAACACCCTGCTCCTCGAAGCACTCGCAACCGCGACTGATGGTGCGATCAATCCCGATCCAACTTCCCTCGTCCTCCCCGTCGCTGTACCAGAACCACACTCTTTGTTACCCTATCTCGTTCCGCTGGCCATGGCCGTGTATTTTCTGGAGCTGCTGATACGACGGCTGGTGTAA
- a CDS encoding amidohydrolase has translation MLKPIISADSHITEPPGTYVDRIDKKYKDTAPHIVRDERKGDLFIIDGLNQPIPMGLVAAAGKKAEELQAFGAKFEELHRGGWDPQARMAEQDRDGVAAEVIYPTVGMLLCNHPDFDYKKACFDAYNLWVTEYCSSNPDRLIGLGQTALRSVDEGIEDLRKIKALGLKGVMMPGNPQIADYDDPIYAPFFEAAIDLKLPLSFHILTSKGDVVGAPSRGPKMNGFLSIIRGCQDIMGTFILGGVFERHPKLKIVCVEADAGWAPHYMYRMDHAYDRHRYWLTASKLSKMPSEYFREHIYLTFQDDWVAFQMKDLCNVRRLMWANDFPHSDSTWPHSQELLAKHTSHLTEEEKNWILHDNVAELYNLPN, from the coding sequence ATGCTGAAACCGATCATTTCTGCGGATTCACACATCACCGAGCCACCGGGCACGTACGTGGACCGTATCGATAAGAAATATAAAGATACCGCCCCACACATTGTCCGCGACGAAAGAAAAGGGGACCTCTTTATCATCGATGGCTTAAATCAGCCGATTCCGATGGGGCTCGTCGCAGCAGCAGGCAAAAAGGCGGAAGAGTTACAAGCTTTTGGTGCGAAGTTTGAAGAATTACACCGTGGCGGTTGGGATCCTCAGGCTCGCATGGCCGAACAGGATCGCGATGGCGTAGCAGCGGAAGTCATCTATCCGACTGTTGGCATGCTCCTGTGTAATCACCCGGACTTCGATTACAAGAAAGCTTGCTTTGATGCCTATAATCTGTGGGTTACTGAATACTGCTCCTCCAATCCCGATCGTTTAATCGGCCTCGGGCAAACGGCACTGCGATCAGTCGACGAAGGTATTGAAGACTTGCGCAAAATCAAAGCTCTTGGCCTCAAGGGTGTCATGATGCCTGGAAATCCGCAGATCGCCGACTACGATGATCCCATTTATGCACCGTTCTTTGAAGCAGCCATTGATCTGAAGCTCCCACTGAGTTTCCATATTCTCACCAGTAAAGGCGATGTCGTCGGTGCACCATCACGCGGACCGAAAATGAATGGCTTCCTCTCCATCATTCGTGGGTGCCAGGACATCATGGGGACCTTCATCCTCGGTGGAGTGTTTGAACGTCACCCGAAGTTGAAGATTGTTTGCGTTGAAGCCGATGCTGGTTGGGCGCCGCATTACATGTACCGTATGGACCATGCCTATGATCGTCACCGCTACTGGCTCACGGCAAGCAAGCTCAGCAAGATGCCGAGTGAATATTTCCGTGAACATATCTATCTCACCTTCCAGGATGACTGGGTGGCCTTCCAGATGAAGGACCTGTGCAATGTGCGGCGCTTGATGTGGGCAAATGACTTTCCCCATAGCGACTCAACCTGGCCGCACTCGCAAGAGCTGCTCGCGAAACATACCTCGCATCTGACAGAAGAAGAGAAGAACTGGATTCTCCACGATAACGTAGCTGAACTGTACAACTTGCCGAACTAA
- a CDS encoding LLM class flavin-dependent oxidoreductase, with translation MRPLIKIACLMSKETCMTKKPAVSVAPMPGRRKTTIELAQRFEAMGFSGIYSPSVIDNMTWCALLAQTTKEIPFGTAITNIYTRHPFDYAQTASFIHELSGGRFQFGIGVSHGPMHQRLGLQVGKPLGDIRNFISEMKKSVPSADMLPPIVLATLRKPMVRLAGEIAQGALWANAARSHMAASIAALPAEKRKDPKFMIGNMVPTCIDDDKATAAAVNRRTLSSYVRLPNYQQYWIEAGFEEEMMAVRQAIANKEEEKIPQLLSDRWLSQVTLYGSAKEVREGVEAWHDAGVNTLIVVPTSARGNQLVAFEELFAAYR, from the coding sequence ATGCGGCCTCTAATCAAGATCGCCTGTTTGATGAGTAAGGAGACGTGCATGACGAAAAAACCTGCTGTGAGTGTCGCCCCCATGCCTGGGCGACGGAAAACAACAATCGAACTGGCTCAACGGTTTGAAGCCATGGGATTTAGCGGCATATACAGTCCTAGTGTGATCGACAATATGACGTGGTGTGCACTACTCGCGCAGACCACGAAAGAGATTCCGTTCGGCACTGCCATCACTAACATCTATACTCGCCATCCATTCGATTACGCGCAAACAGCGTCATTCATTCACGAACTGTCCGGTGGGCGATTCCAATTTGGTATTGGCGTCAGTCACGGACCAATGCATCAACGTCTGGGACTCCAAGTCGGAAAACCGCTGGGCGATATTCGTAACTTCATTAGCGAAATGAAAAAGAGTGTACCAAGCGCTGATATGTTGCCACCGATAGTCCTGGCAACGCTGCGCAAACCAATGGTGCGTCTAGCTGGTGAAATTGCTCAAGGCGCGTTATGGGCCAATGCCGCACGTTCGCACATGGCCGCTTCTATTGCTGCGTTGCCAGCAGAAAAACGCAAAGATCCCAAGTTCATGATTGGCAACATGGTGCCAACCTGTATTGATGACGACAAAGCTACAGCCGCCGCGGTCAATCGCCGTACGCTGTCCAGCTATGTTCGCCTGCCTAATTATCAACAGTACTGGATCGAAGCAGGCTTTGAAGAAGAGATGATGGCGGTTCGTCAAGCGATCGCCAACAAAGAAGAAGAAAAAATTCCCCAACTGCTGTCGGATCGCTGGTTATCACAAGTGACACTGTACGGCTCGGCCAAAGAAGTGCGCGAAGGAGTCGAAGCGTGGCACGACGCCGGTGTCAATACACTGATTGTGGTACCAACCTCAGCACGTGGCAATCAATTGGTAGCGTTCGAAGAGTTGTTTGCGGCGTATCGGTAA
- a CDS encoding MFS transporter: protein MYSRKLVDYKSKVIVNYRAFYILNFAVFTGMLGVGIVIPFLPIYAKTLGATGVTIGVFFASFSLAQMLFMPFISRWSDSHGRKWFIVCGLFLSSILSLWYVYAPSIGYLIVGRFFQGGMMALVLPIASAYVGDLAPPQQRGTYLGIFNLFITSSFGVGPLAGGWISDHYGIAASFYWMGGLTFLSFLAVLLLLPESHGSAQAKAQPTSYRELLQQPKVKGLALYRMVNSIQMGLWFSFLPLLAAEVLQLDNSQIGTVIATHMLVSSLVQVPAGRLADRMSRHTLVSLGGYLGSLAFLAVWYAQGFIHLLIIGAFTGALMAVAMPALTALAADEGQNSGMGAVMGVLNMAMSVGMMLGPVLAGTLAEIFGLRLLFVFGAVVGVLGTLGFARLSKQQGAPALAAPDLRGRQTELSV from the coding sequence TTGTATAGTAGAAAGCTTGTAGACTACAAGAGTAAGGTTATTGTGAATTATCGCGCATTTTACATTCTGAATTTCGCCGTGTTTACCGGTATGCTGGGCGTTGGCATCGTCATCCCCTTCTTGCCGATCTATGCCAAAACGCTTGGAGCAACCGGCGTTACCATCGGCGTCTTTTTTGCCAGTTTTTCACTAGCACAAATGCTCTTCATGCCGTTCATCAGTCGTTGGTCAGATAGCCACGGCCGCAAGTGGTTTATCGTTTGCGGCTTGTTCCTCAGTAGTATTCTGTCCTTATGGTACGTGTACGCACCATCGATTGGCTATCTCATTGTTGGACGTTTTTTCCAGGGCGGGATGATGGCCTTGGTCTTGCCGATCGCCTCGGCCTATGTTGGGGACCTCGCTCCACCGCAGCAACGCGGGACCTATTTGGGGATTTTCAATTTGTTTATCACCAGCAGTTTTGGCGTAGGACCACTTGCAGGTGGCTGGATCAGCGACCATTACGGTATTGCCGCAAGTTTCTATTGGATGGGCGGACTCACCTTTTTATCTTTTCTAGCGGTGTTACTGCTGCTACCGGAGTCGCACGGCAGTGCCCAAGCCAAAGCCCAACCAACCTCGTATCGAGAGTTGCTGCAACAACCCAAGGTCAAAGGGCTCGCCCTGTATCGCATGGTCAACTCGATTCAAATGGGGTTGTGGTTTTCTTTTCTTCCATTACTCGCAGCGGAAGTTCTTCAATTGGACAACTCACAGATCGGAACCGTCATTGCCACCCATATGTTGGTCAGCTCCCTCGTGCAGGTTCCGGCTGGCCGTTTGGCCGATCGCATGAGCCGGCATACCCTGGTTTCGCTTGGTGGCTATCTTGGCTCGCTGGCATTTCTGGCAGTATGGTACGCGCAAGGATTTATTCATCTATTAATCATTGGCGCTTTCACTGGCGCCCTGATGGCAGTGGCCATGCCGGCTCTCACCGCACTCGCAGCCGACGAAGGACAAAACAGCGGTATGGGCGCGGTCATGGGGGTACTAAACATGGCGATGAGTGTTGGTATGATGTTGGGACCGGTACTCGCAGGAACACTCGCAGAAATCTTTGGACTACGGTTGTTGTTTGTTTTTGGCGCTGTGGTGGGGGTGCTCGGGACGTTAGGGTTCGCTCGCTTGTCGAAACAACAAGGCGCGCCTGCCCTCGCGGCACCCGATCTGAGAGGACGCCAAACTGAACTGAGCGTGTGA
- a CDS encoding amidohydrolase, giving the protein MRMFNHPVISADGHIDLPWLPPTLFTANAPAALKDKMPKVVESPEGKSWVAHNGANLGLAGGMGSAGRQYVPGQIYRSDRMAAEGLYEDYKRGIFRTSDPKYRLLDQDRDGVVGEVLYGILGAAFRLQDPEIVETVVRIYNDFAANFAKACPERLATIACLPTFSPDKAADEVRRCAKMGIRGAEIPISPGMMPLWHENWNPLWEAAHECHIPIHFHTIGPKQDMSWLTNHRSRRLWLATLLAGFQMSMVEAMAAIIYSGALERLPNLKIVIGEAGIGWIPYVLERLDYEWEDQFKDLDLKMKPSEYWYRQMYATYQQDQAGIDQIEKVGVNNVMWGSDFPHPDGVWPDSQEFLQTQLGQLPEATRRKVVYENVAKLYGFPMKQ; this is encoded by the coding sequence ATGCGCATGTTTAATCATCCGGTGATTTCTGCAGATGGACATATCGACTTGCCGTGGTTACCACCGACGTTGTTCACTGCCAATGCACCCGCCGCGCTCAAAGACAAAATGCCGAAAGTTGTTGAAAGTCCCGAGGGAAAATCATGGGTTGCCCATAACGGCGCGAATCTTGGGCTTGCGGGAGGAATGGGATCGGCAGGGCGTCAGTATGTTCCTGGCCAGATTTACCGGTCAGACCGGATGGCAGCCGAAGGGCTGTATGAAGATTACAAACGCGGCATTTTCCGCACGTCTGATCCCAAATATCGCTTGTTAGACCAAGACCGAGATGGGGTAGTCGGGGAAGTCCTCTACGGTATTCTCGGTGCCGCTTTCCGCTTACAAGATCCTGAAATCGTTGAGACTGTGGTCCGTATCTATAACGATTTTGCCGCGAATTTTGCCAAGGCTTGTCCTGAGCGTTTAGCGACGATTGCTTGTCTTCCGACTTTCTCTCCTGACAAAGCCGCCGATGAAGTGCGACGCTGCGCCAAGATGGGCATTAGAGGCGCTGAAATTCCGATCTCCCCAGGTATGATGCCGTTGTGGCATGAGAACTGGAATCCATTGTGGGAAGCTGCGCATGAGTGCCACATCCCGATTCACTTCCACACTATTGGTCCCAAGCAAGACATGAGTTGGTTGACCAACCATCGTTCGCGTCGTTTATGGCTCGCGACTCTACTCGCTGGTTTTCAGATGTCGATGGTTGAAGCGATGGCTGCGATTATTTACAGCGGCGCGCTCGAACGGTTGCCGAATCTCAAGATTGTCATCGGTGAAGCAGGCATTGGTTGGATTCCTTACGTGCTCGAACGGCTCGATTATGAATGGGAAGATCAATTCAAGGATCTCGATCTCAAAATGAAGCCCAGTGAGTATTGGTATCGCCAGATGTACGCAACCTACCAACAAGATCAGGCTGGTATCGATCAAATTGAGAAAGTTGGTGTGAACAACGTCATGTGGGGCTCAGACTTCCCGCACCCTGACGGCGTCTGGCCAGATTCGCAAGAATTCTTGCAAACGCAACTCGGACAACTCCCAGAAGCGACGCGACGAAAAGTCGTCTACGAAAACGTGGCGAAGTTGTATGGGTTTCCGATGAAGCAGTAA